GCGGGGCGTCCGGAGCGGCTGGCGCTGACGGAGGCGCGCAAGCTGGTGGACGCGGCGTCGCGGGGCGGGACGCTGGTGCTGCTCTTGACGTCGCCGGAGGCGCCCGCGGACGGGCTCGCGCGGCTGCGGCTGGAGGCCCGGGGCGTCCAGGGCTGGTCCGTGGAGCTGGAGCGCAGCCGGGGCGGTGGCGTGGGGACGCGCGTCGTGCGCCCCTGGCGGGAGCTCTACCCGGAGGTGGGGTTGGACGCCGGGGCGCCGCTGCTGGACACCGACGTGGATCAGGCAGGGGACGCGGGGCCGGGCTTCTACCGCGACGCGAGCGACCGCGTGCGCAACGGCCTGGGCATCCTGGGCCAGCGGCCCGGCCGTGACGCGCCCATGCCCTCCATGGGTGATGCGCTGTCGCCGGAAGGTCGCTGAGGAAGGCAGGCCATGCGGAGGGGCTACCTGCACGTCATGCGCTTCCCGGTGCAGCGCAAGGTCATTGAATCGCCCGCGCTCGCGGGCCAGCCGCTGGTGCTGGTGGAGGAGGTGCGCGGCCAGCGCCGGGTGGCCTTCGCCTCCACGCGCGCGCTGAAGGCCGGCGTGCGGCCGGGGATGACGCTGACGGCGGCCACGGCGCTGGAGCCCGGGCTGCGGCACTTCCCGTACCGGCCGAAGGACGAGGCCCAGGCGCTGGCCGCGCTGGGCGAGTCGCTGCTCGGCCTGTGCCCGGGCTTCCAGCGCGACGCGCCGGAGGGGCTGTGGTTCGACGCGAGCGCCGCGCACCTGGTGGGGGGCGAAGCGGAGCTGGGCGCGCGCGTGCTGGAGGTCTGCGCCGAGCAGGGCTACCGCGCGCACGTGACGATGGCGTCGGAGGCGTTCACCTCGCGGGTGCTGGCGCGGCATGGCTCCCGGCGGGTGGAGGTGGTGCCGGAGGGGCAGGGGGCCCGCGCGCTGGCGCCCCTGCCGCTGGGCGCGCTGGAGGACGCCGCGGCGCGGGCCTTCTCCGTGCTGGGGCTGTCCACGCTGGGGGAGGTGGCGGCGCTGCCGGCCGGAGCGGTGACGGCGCGCGGAGGCGCGGGCGCGGCCCGGATCCACGCGCGGTGCCGGGGCGTGGACGACACGCCCTTCACGCCGGAGCCGCTGGAGGAGGCGCTGGAGGACCGGGTGGTGCTGGACGCGCCCGCGGACACCTTCGAGCCCGTGCAGTTCGCGCTCAAGACGCTGTTGGACCGGCTGGGCGCGCGGCTCTCCGGACGCCAGCGCGCGGCGGTGCGGCTCACCTTCGTGCTGCGCCTGGATCCCACCGGCGAGGCCCAGGTGCCGCTGTTGCTGGCGCGGCCCACGGCGCGCGCGAAGCTGCTGCTGGACCTGGCGCGGCACCGGCTGGGGGAGCTGCGGCTGGAGCGGCCGGTGGCGGAGGTCGCCGTGCGGGTGGACGCGCACGACGAGGACCAGGGCCAGCAGCTCGCGCTGGGGGATGCGCCGGAGGGGGACGCGGCCCTGGAGGCCGTGCTGTCGCGGCTGGCGACGACGCTGGGCGAGGAGGCGCTGTTCGCCGCGTCGCTGGAGGCCGTGCACCGTCCGGAGTCCGCGCACTCGGCCCGGGCCTTCCACCCTCCGGAGACGCGGCGCGGCCTGCTGTCCTCCCCAGGCTCTCCCGCACCGTCCGCCCTGGTGCCGGAGGAGCCCGCGGCCCCCATCACCGTCTGGCGTGAGACGGGGGCGGCCCGGGAGCGGCCGTCGCGGCTGCTGGCCCAGCCGGCCCGGCTGGACGCGGAGGTGGCGCCGTCCGGGGAGATGCTCGCGGCGCGCCTGGGGGGCCGGCGGCACCGGGTGACGGCCATGGCGGGGCCGGAGCGGCTGGGTGGTGAGTGGTGGACGGACACCCCGTACCAGCGGGACTACTACCGCGTGCACTTCGAGGGGCTGGGGCCCGCCTGGGTGTACCGGGACGGGCGGGACGGGGGCTTCTACCTGCAGGGGTTGTTCGATTGACGGGCGGGCGCGTGCGGTCGGGGTGGAGGCCCCGCCGCTTGTGGCCTAGCGTGACGGCATGCGCCCCGCACGACTCCTCCCGCTCCTCCTCGTGTCCCTCGTCCTTCCGGCCTGCGCCGCACGGCAGGTGCGTCCGGAGGGAGCCATCCGCAAGGTGGTGGTGGTGTCGGGCTCGCGCGTGGACGTGCTGCCCACGGGCACGTTCCGCCAGGACATCATCGGTGAGAGCAACCCGCGCACGGTGCTGGCCCGCCAGACGGAAGCGGAGCTGCTCTCGCGGGGCTTCGAGGTCGTGGCCACGCGCCAGTCCGCGGCCCCGGTGCCGCTCACGGACGAGGTGTCGTCCTTCGTCCAGCAGAACAAGGCCGAGGCCGCGGTGGTGGTCATCCTGGACTGGCTGGACGTGTCCGGCGCGACGGTGCTGGGCCGGGTGGACGTGGTGCTGCGGCTGGGCATGGTGGACCCCAACGGACAGGTCATCTGGACGGACACGTTCCGCTCGCAGCCCGTGGTGAGCGCCTACCAGTCCGCGACGGACTGGAACTCGTTCCTTCGCCGGGCCGTCATCGACGCGGTGAAGGTGGTGCCGTGACGGCCGCCTTCCTTTCGCGCGGGAAGAGGGGGGCATGCGGGTCCTGGTGACGGGCGCGGCGGGCTTCATCGGCGCCCATGTCTGCGAGCGGCTCCTCGCCCGGGGTGACACGGTGGTGGGCCTGGACGCGCTGGACGCGGTCCCCGGGGACGTGGCGCTGCGGCGCTCCCGCCTCCAGCGGCTGTCCGGCGCGCGCGGCTTCCGCTTCCTGCAAGGGGACATCACCGACGCGGCCCGGCTGGGCGAGGCGTTCACGGCCGCGCGTCCGGAGGGCGTGGTGCACCTGGCCGCGCGCGTGGGCGTGCGGGCCCCGGACGCGGAGGCCCCGGCGTACGCGGACACCAACGTGACGGGCTTCGTGCGCGTGCTGGAGGCCTGCCGCGAGGCGAAGGTCGCGCACCTGGTCTACGCGTCCTCCAGCTCCGTGTACGGCGCGGCCACGCCGGTGCCGTTCCGCGAGGACGCGCCCGTGGATCAGCCGCTCAACCTCTACGGCGCCACCAAGCGCGCCAACGAGCTGATGGCGCACGCGTACAGCCACCTGCACCGGCTGCCCGCCAGCGGCCTGCGCTTCTTCACGGTGTACGGACCCTGGGGACGTCCGGACATGGCGCCGCTCCTGTTCCTGCGCGCGCTGGCGAAGGGCGAACCCTTGCGGCTGCACGGCGACGGGCGCATGCGGCGCGACTTCACCTTCGTGGACGACGTGGCGGAGGCAGTGCTGCGCGTGCTGGACCGGCCGCCGTCCGGAAGTCCGCCGCACCGGCTGCTCAACGTGGGGCACGGCGAGCCCGTGGCATTGGGCGACTTCGTGGACCTGCTGGAGCAGCACTGGGGCGCGAAGGCCCGCGTGACGTCCGTGCCCGCGCAGCCCGCGGAGATGGCCTCCACGTGGGCGGACACGTCACGCCTGGAGGCGGAGACGGGCTTCCGGCCGCGCGTGTCCGTGGACGCGGGCGTGGCCCGGCTGGTGGCGTGGTACCGCGAGTGGATCCGCACCGACGCCCGCTGAGCCGTGCAGGAAACGGCGGCGGGCGCCGCCCGGAGCGCGTGATGGCCCCGGCCGACGCCCGCGCGTCCTACGTGCTGCGAGGTGTGGCTACGGCAGCACCGCGAGGAAGCCCTCGACGAAGGCGTTGTTGTCCTCGCGCAGCTCCGTCACGAACCGCTGCGAGTCCACCAGCGCGCCCAGGTAGAACAGCCCGGAGGACTGGTAGCCGGGCAGCGTGTACGCGGAGGCGAAGAGCTGGCGCGTCGTGCACTGCCCCGCATCCAGATTGTCCACGTCCAACTGGCCCAGGCTCACCTGGGTGGCGGAGGACGGCATCTCGTCCGGGAACGCCAGGGTGGGCTGGGTGGAGAGGAGGACCTCCACCTGGCTGTTCCCCCACGAGGACTGCGTGCCCTGGTTGCAGACCGTCACGGTGGTGAGGAACATCTCCCCCCCGCGCACGGCGAACGGAGCGGTGACCTCCGTGACGACCAGGTCCGGCGCGTACCCCACGCCGATGCGGCCCCGCATGAAGGCGTTGTTGTCCGTGCGCAGCTCGTCGAAGGGAGAGGGGGCGCGCACGATGGCTGCCAGGAAGAGAGGCACTTCCGGCCCTGACGCCGGTGGACTGGCGTGGAGGGTGTCTTCCCGCGTGATGCACGCGTTCTCGGGCAGGGGGGGAATGTCCACCGTTCCCACCAGGGACACGCCGGAGGCCGGATCCATGGGCATCCCGGGGAGGGGCGGCTCCGGAGGTGTGGGCTCCGTGGTGAAGAAGAGCTCCACTCTCTGCGCGAAGGAGGGCTGCGTGCCCTGGTTGCAGACCGTGACGGAGACCGGCGCCTGGTCATGGGGCGCGATGTTCTCCGGCCCGCCCACGGCGGTGATGACGAGGTCCGGCGCGGACCCCACGCCGACGCGCGGCCCGATGAAGGTGTTGTTGTCCTTGCGCACCTCCGGGGTGCTCCCGTTCCGGTCCAGGGTGGCCCCCACGTAATACGTGCGCTCCTGCCACCAGGCTCCGTAGAAGTGGCCTGTCACCGGCGTGGTGCTGCAGGTGTGCGCGGCCAGCTGGGGGATGAAGAACTCGCCCAGGAACTCATCCTGGGGCGGCGGGGGCGCGCCCGGCGCCGGCAGGGACAGCTCGGGGACGGTCAACAGGTGCAGTGTCACCAGCGCCTGATTGGACGAGGGCTGGGAGCCCTGGTTGCAGACGGTGAGGGTGGTGGTGAAGGACTGGCCCGGCTGGATGCTGGCGGGCGGCGTCAGCGCGGTGATGACCAGGTCGGCATCCCACCCCACGCCCAGCCGGCCCTTCACGAAGACGTTGTTGTCCTCGCGCAGCTCCGGCTGGTTCTGGAACGGATCCACGACGGCGCTCAGGAACACGGGCTGCCCCGGTGAGGCGCCCCCCGGGGGTTGGCCCGCGGACATCATCCCCATGGAGCTCACGCACTGCCCGGCCTGGAGCGGCGCGACGTTCACGAACCCCGCCAGGAACTGGTCGGGGCCGGGGAACGGCGCCGGCGAGCCCTGCGGAGGCAGGGCCCAGGTCTCTTCCGAGGACACGACGAGCGCCACCTCGGTGGAGTTCACGGAGTCGGTGCCCACGTTGCAGACGCGCACGGTGGCGGCGAACGGCTCATACGGCGCGACGGTGCCGGGGGCCTCCACCGAGGTGACCACCAGGTCCGGCCCGTTGCCCACGCTCAAGGGGCCCGCCACGCGCGTGTTGTTGTCCCTGCGCAGCTCCTGCGGCGCCGGGCCCTGGGAGACGACGGCCCCCAGGTACAGCGGACGGAACGGAATCGCGTAGGGCGGCAACTCCGCCGACCCGACGATCTGCCGCGTGGCGCAGGCGCCCGCGCTCAGCGCCGGCACGAGCGCGCTCCCCACGATCCGATGGCTGCCCATCGGCAATGGGCCCGGAGGCGCCAGCGGGTCCGGCGCCGGCAGGGTGTCGTCCACGCTCACGTAGACATCCACGTACGCGCCGCTGTTCATCGTCCCCGTGCCCACGTTGCAGACCTTCACGGTGCTGGTGAAGGAGCCCCAGGGCCGCACGCTGGCGGGCCCCTGCAGCTCGGTGATGACGAGGTCCGGCCCGATGCCCAGGCCGACGATGCCCGCGGCGAAGCCGTTGTTGTCCGTGCGCGGCTCGGGTCCCTGCGCGTCCACGACCGCGCTCAGGTGCAGGGGCCGCTCGAACGGCGAGGGCATCGCGTCAATGGGGCGCATGGCGGTGAACGTGGAGCGCTCGGTCGTGCACTGCCCGGCCGCGAGCGTCGCGTAGGGCTGGGCGCGCCCCAGGAAGGCATAGGCCCGCTGGAGGTCCGCGAACACGGGCGGCGCCGGCGGCGGCCGCGACACGGGAGGCTCCGTCTCCGTGGAGAGGAACAGCGAGACCCCGTAGTCGTGCGCGAGCGTGTTGCCGCGGTTGCAGACCTTATAGGTCGCGGTGAAGGACTGGCCTTCGACGAGGTTCGCGGGCGCGCGCACGTCCGTGATCACCAGGTCCGCTTCCGGGCCCGTGCCCACCAGCCCCTGGATGAACGTGTTGTTGTCCTCGTTCAGCTCCGGGACCATGCGGAACGGGTCGATGGCCGCGCCCAGGTACAGGGGCTGCCCCGGCTGTGCCCCCGAGGGCAGGATGCGATAGGCGTTCACCGCCACCGTCTGGCACTGGCCGGCGGGGAGATAGGACACGTTCTCCCCGCCCAGCGGAACCTGGGTCTGCATGGGATAGGGCCCGGACGACGGCGGGAGCGTCACCGCGGCTTCCGTGGCGAGGTAGAACTCCAGGTAGGCGGAGCCAGACAGGCTCTGCGTGCCCACGTTGCAAACCTGCGCCTCCAGGAAGAACGAAGGGGAATCCGGAAGGTTGCCGGGGCCCTTCACCGAACGCACCACCAGGTCGGGGCCATGGCCCTCGCCCACGGTGCCCTTCGTGAAGGTGTTGTTGTCCTCACGCAGCTCCGGGACGGACTGCATCCCGTCCACACGCGCGCCCAGGTACAGCGGCGCACCCGGCTGGAAGGCCGGGGGCGGGTACGAGATGCCGGACACCGGCAGCGTGACGCACCGTCCGGCATCCAGCCCCGGCGCCTGTACCTGGGCGACGAAGGACTCCGTCTGGGCGCCGGGCGCCTGCGAGGAGGACAGCACGGCCTCCGTGGACAGCAGCACCTCCGCGCGCACATCCATGGCCTGGTCCGTGCCCACGTTGCACACCTTCACGGAGCCGGAGAACGGCCTCCCCGGAGAGACGTTCGTGGGCCCCGTCAGGTCGGTGACCACGAGGTCCGGGCCGAGGCCCACACCCAGTCGGCCCGCGACGCGTGTGTTGTTGTCCTCGCGCAGCTCGGGGCGCTGCTGATCCGGGTCGACGATGGCGCCCACGTACAGCGGCTGCTCGGGCTGGGTGGCCGCGGGGGGAGGCTCGGCGAAGACCTGCGTCCGGACCGTGAGGCACCCGCTCGCCTCCAGCACCGGCACGGGGACGGTCCCCACCGGCACCTGGGTCGCCGCCGGCGAACCCGGCGTGGGAAGGCTCAGGGTGTCCAGCGTGGAAAGGTAGATCTTCGCCTCGGTGGAGGACGAGGGCATCGTGCCCACGTTGCAGACGCGCACGTCGGCGAGGAAGCCCGCGCCGGGCCGGACGCTCGCGGGCGTCCGCACTTCGGAAACCACGAGGTCCGGGCCGCGGCCCACGCCCATCAGGCCGAGGACGAAGCCGTTGTTGGTCTCATCCAGCTCCGTCACCGACTGCCAGGTGTCGATGCTGGCGCCCAGATAGAAGGCGGTGCCGGGCTGCCCCGGAGGAGGCAGTGCGTAGGCGTTCACGGGGCGCGTGATGCACTGGAGTGGCTCCAGCGGGCCCACGTCCACCTCGCCCACGATGCTCTGGGTCGGGGGCGGAGGGTTGGGGCCGGGCACCTGCTGGGTGGAGGTCGTGGACAGGTACACCTGCACGATCGTTCCGCCGCCCTGGGGATAGGCGGCCGCGGAGCCCTGGTTGCAGACCTTCACGGTGACGGTGAAGGGGTCTCCATCGCGAACGCTGTCGGGAGCGCGCAGCTCGGTGATGACCAGGTCCGAGCCGTGGTCCAGTGAATGACCTTGGCCGCGGACGGGGTTCGCGTTCGACGACGCGCCCTCGCTTCCGCAGCCGGTGCTGACGAGCGTGCCTGCGATGAGCAGACACGCGTGTGTCCATGACGGCGATAGCCGTGGCATGTGTTCTCCTTGGGGGTATGGGTGGTCTACGAGGCGCCGGCGGGGCCGTCCGGCGCAGGGAGAAGCTTTAAGCAAGGCCTTCCGGAGACGAAAGGCAGACCTGCGCAATCGTGCCGGAATCAGGGGCCGGGAAAAGGCAATCGCCGGCCGGGCTGCGCGGGCAGCCCGGCCGGCGGACTCCGGATGCAAGTCGTTGCGGCGACGGCGTGCTGCCTACAAACGCAGGAAGGCGTTGTTGTCCTTGCGCAGCTCCGGGGCGTTCAGCAGCGCGACCGCCCCCAGGTAGAGGGGCGCTCCCGGCTGCGCCCCCGGCGGCGGGGTGGCGGTGACGGTGCCTTCCACCGTGGTGCACTCCGCCACGTCCAGGTTCGGGACCTGCAGCGTGGCCAGCCGCGACAGGGTGGGCGACGAGACGGGGTCCCCCTGGATGGCGGACTCCGGCAGCGTGGCCTGCGTGGAGAGCAGCAGCTCCACTCCATGGGACAGCGCGGGCACCGTGCCCTGGTTGCAGAGGGTGACGGGCACCTGCAGCTGCGCCCACGGCTGCACCTGGGCCGGCCCGCCCACGGCGGTGATGACGAGGTCCGGGGCCTGACCCACGCCGATGCGCGGACCGACGAGCGTGTTGTTGTCCTCGCGCACCTCCGTCAGCTGCTGGTGCCGGTCCACGCCAGCGCCCAGGTAGAACGTCTGGGTGC
This genomic stretch from Corallococcus macrosporus harbors:
- a CDS encoding NAD-dependent epimerase/dehydratase family protein, which gives rise to MRVLVTGAAGFIGAHVCERLLARGDTVVGLDALDAVPGDVALRRSRLQRLSGARGFRFLQGDITDAARLGEAFTAARPEGVVHLAARVGVRAPDAEAPAYADTNVTGFVRVLEACREAKVAHLVYASSSSVYGAATPVPFREDAPVDQPLNLYGATKRANELMAHAYSHLHRLPASGLRFFTVYGPWGRPDMAPLLFLRALAKGEPLRLHGDGRMRRDFTFVDDVAEAVLRVLDRPPSGSPPHRLLNVGHGEPVALGDFVDLLEQHWGAKARVTSVPAQPAEMASTWADTSRLEAETGFRPRVSVDAGVARLVAWYREWIRTDAR
- a CDS encoding Y-family DNA polymerase — its product is MRRGYLHVMRFPVQRKVIESPALAGQPLVLVEEVRGQRRVAFASTRALKAGVRPGMTLTAATALEPGLRHFPYRPKDEAQALAALGESLLGLCPGFQRDAPEGLWFDASAAHLVGGEAELGARVLEVCAEQGYRAHVTMASEAFTSRVLARHGSRRVEVVPEGQGARALAPLPLGALEDAAARAFSVLGLSTLGEVAALPAGAVTARGGAGAARIHARCRGVDDTPFTPEPLEEALEDRVVLDAPADTFEPVQFALKTLLDRLGARLSGRQRAAVRLTFVLRLDPTGEAQVPLLLARPTARAKLLLDLARHRLGELRLERPVAEVAVRVDAHDEDQGQQLALGDAPEGDAALEAVLSRLATTLGEEALFAASLEAVHRPESAHSARAFHPPETRRGLLSSPGSPAPSALVPEEPAAPITVWRETGAARERPSRLLAQPARLDAEVAPSGEMLAARLGGRRHRVTAMAGPERLGGEWWTDTPYQRDYYRVHFEGLGPAWVYRDGRDGGFYLQGLFD
- a CDS encoding CARDB domain-containing protein — protein: MPRLSPSWTHACLLIAGTLVSTGCGSEGASSNANPVRGQGHSLDHGSDLVITELRAPDSVRDGDPFTVTVKVCNQGSAAAYPQGGGTIVQVYLSTTSTQQVPGPNPPPPTQSIVGEVDVGPLEPLQCITRPVNAYALPPPGQPGTAFYLGASIDTWQSVTELDETNNGFVLGLMGVGRGPDLVVSEVRTPASVRPGAGFLADVRVCNVGTMPSSSTEAKIYLSTLDTLSLPTPGSPAATQVPVGTVPVPVLEASGCLTVRTQVFAEPPPAATQPEQPLYVGAIVDPDQQRPELREDNNTRVAGRLGVGLGPDLVVTDLTGPTNVSPGRPFSGSVKVCNVGTDQAMDVRAEVLLSTEAVLSSSQAPGAQTESFVAQVQAPGLDAGRCVTLPVSGISYPPPAFQPGAPLYLGARVDGMQSVPELREDNNTFTKGTVGEGHGPDLVVRSVKGPGNLPDSPSFFLEAQVCNVGTQSLSGSAYLEFYLATEAAVTLPPSSGPYPMQTQVPLGGENVSYLPAGQCQTVAVNAYRILPSGAQPGQPLYLGAAIDPFRMVPELNEDNNTFIQGLVGTGPEADLVITDVRAPANLVEGQSFTATYKVCNRGNTLAHDYGVSLFLSTETEPPVSRPPPAPPVFADLQRAYAFLGRAQPYATLAAGQCTTERSTFTAMRPIDAMPSPFERPLHLSAVVDAQGPEPRTDNNGFAAGIVGLGIGPDLVITELQGPASVRPWGSFTSTVKVCNVGTGTMNSGAYVDVYVSVDDTLPAPDPLAPPGPLPMGSHRIVGSALVPALSAGACATRQIVGSAELPPYAIPFRPLYLGAVVSQGPAPQELRRDNNTRVAGPLSVGNGPDLVVTSVEAPGTVAPYEPFAATVRVCNVGTDSVNSTEVALVVSSEETWALPPQGSPAPFPGPDQFLAGFVNVAPLQAGQCVSSMGMMSAGQPPGGASPGQPVFLSAVVDPFQNQPELREDNNVFVKGRLGVGWDADLVITALTPPASIQPGQSFTTTLTVCNQGSQPSSNQALVTLHLLTVPELSLPAPGAPPPPQDEFLGEFFIPQLAAHTCSTTPVTGHFYGAWWQERTYYVGATLDRNGSTPEVRKDNNTFIGPRVGVGSAPDLVITAVGGPENIAPHDQAPVSVTVCNQGTQPSFAQRVELFFTTEPTPPEPPLPGMPMDPASGVSLVGTVDIPPLPENACITREDTLHASPPASGPEVPLFLAAIVRAPSPFDELRTDNNAFMRGRIGVGYAPDLVVTEVTAPFAVRGGEMFLTTVTVCNQGTQSSWGNSQVEVLLSTQPTLAFPDEMPSSATQVSLGQLDVDNLDAGQCTTRQLFASAYTLPGYQSSGLFYLGALVDSQRFVTELREDNNAFVEGFLAVLP